Genomic DNA from Sporosarcina sp. ANT_H38:
GGATTAACTCCAAAAGTTTATTTAATTGGGTTACAATGGTAAATATGGACTGTATATACGAGTGGGGTATGTATAGGAAGAGAGTGCCAAATCTAGATTATCAGTAGTAGTAAGTGTTTTTATGATTATATTTCGTGAAGATAAAAGAGGAATCCACGATATTTTAGGTGGTACATAGGTGGCTTCAGTTACAAATGGCGAGTAGTGGTGTGAAAATAGAATTGAAGGATGTGTTGATTATCAAAGCGATTATTTTTGATTTTGATGGGACAATAGCGAATACCTTACCAATTTGTTATTATGCTTTTCAGTGTGTCTTCAAGGAGTTTGATAATAAAAATCTTTCTAATGAAGAAATAAAAGCAATGTTTGGCCCGTCAGAAACCGGGATTATTCGAGAGAACCTATCCAATAGTAACAAGGATGCAGCCATTGAGTTGTACTATGCGAAGTACTCTGAACGCCATAGTCAATTTGTTACACCACATAAGGAAATTGATGATCTTATTAAGCGCATAAAAGAACAAGGACTCAAAATCGGCATCTTTACGGGAAAGGCAAAAAGAAGTTTAGATATATCCCTAAAAGCTCTGCAGATGGAAGGGCTGTTTGATGTCATCATAACAGGGGATGATGTGAACGAACCAAAGCCACATCCGGAAGGGTTATTGAAAGCTTTATCCCTTTTAAGTGTGGGAAAAAGTGAAGCACTATTTATTGGAGATAGTGATGCAGATATAGATGCTGGTATTCGAGCGAACGTATATACAGTGGGAGTCCAATGGTTGCCAGATTGTCATTCAATGGAATTTACGATTGAACCTAATTCAATCTTCAAAAGTGTAACCGAATTCATTGATTCTATGGGAATTGGTGAGACTTATGAGTACTAAATGGTTGGAATGGGCAAAGAGAATACAAGCATTATCTCAATCGGGATTGACCTTTTCAAAAGACATTTATGATATCGAGCGTTATGAAGAATTACGCATGATTAGTGCAGAAATCATGGCAGAGCACACAGGGTTAGAAATGAGTAAAATCAAGGATTTATTCATGAATGAAACGGGTTATCAAACCCCTAAAGTGGATGTTCGTGGGGTTGTATTTAAAGACGATACAATGTTAATGGTGAAAGAAAAGATGGATAATAGATGGTCTTTACCTGGTGGATTTTGCGATATAGGTTTGTCGCCTTCTGAAAATATAATAAAGGAAATAAAAGAAGAATCTGGCTATGA
This window encodes:
- a CDS encoding HAD family hydrolase; this encodes MASSGVKIELKDVLIIKAIIFDFDGTIANTLPICYYAFQCVFKEFDNKNLSNEEIKAMFGPSETGIIRENLSNSNKDAAIELYYAKYSERHSQFVTPHKEIDDLIKRIKEQGLKIGIFTGKAKRSLDISLKALQMEGLFDVIITGDDVNEPKPHPEGLLKALSLLSVGKSEALFIGDSDADIDAGIRANVYTVGVQWLPDCHSMEFTIEPNSIFKSVTEFIDSMGIGETYEY
- a CDS encoding NUDIX hydrolase, which gives rise to MSTKWLEWAKRIQALSQSGLTFSKDIYDIERYEELRMISAEIMAEHTGLEMSKIKDLFMNETGYQTPKVDVRGVVFKDDTMLMVKEKMDNRWSLPGGFCDIGLSPSENIIKEIKEESGYDVVPMKFLALFDKNKHPHPPQPHHYYKIFIQCEIVGGMPSTGIETSAIQFFSEHNIPDLSADRVIESQIKTLFEFSRDPDKETLFD